The Amblyomma americanum isolate KBUSLIRL-KWMA chromosome 6, ASM5285725v1, whole genome shotgun sequence genome has a window encoding:
- the LOC144095631 gene encoding uncharacterized protein LOC144095631: MAQAAGSAGGQGNQPAVIASTEQTITIDGDTHAHPLLVQQWTDDTKLWPSITSAHIVCCLIRSKACDLKEAEAYKSLDSYNQLQCGWVGRVLSHEAAADIVYVKADVRPSQAVNKKPWSPWACVRKNGQVVTAGCSCMAGKARACSHIGALLWKLEMGVQLGITGISCTDKAAAWNRGTKRNVEPALLNSMSFNLKRSTVDPASTQHPRPTRKVKHFASKEELADHIKKSPYGEVLNIPGTLLHNTLMTTRREIQQPSQAPASVQRQQATHHSEKVAFQSPKCKERQLNKVEPPVDDFEITLERPLCNLNFGKLLGSERAVDKLSLTITSAKNIEAATREQRNCAEWFSHRKGRITASLFKDVY; this comes from the exons ATGGCGCAAGCGGctggaagcgctggtggtcaaggCAACCAACCGGCCGTTATTGCATCGACGGAGCAAACGATCACGATCG atggtgacACCCATGCTCATCCCCTGCTCGTGCAGCAGTGGACAGATGACACCAAACTCTGGCCAAGCATAACAAGTGCTCATATTGTATGCTGCTTGATTAGATCAAAGGCCTGTGATCTTAAAGAGGCAGAGGCGTACAAAAGCCTGGACTCTTATAACCAGCTCCAGTGCGGTTGGGTAGGCCGGGTGCTGAGTCACGAAGCAGCTGCTGATATTGTGTATGTGAAGGCCGATGTGCGACCCTCTCAAGCAGTAAACAAAAAACCATGGTCTCCATGGGCCTGTGTGCGGAAGAATGGTCAAGTGGTGACTGCTGGTTGTTCTTGCATGGCTGGAAAAGCACGTGCTTGTAGCCATATTGGTGCCCTGTTGTGGAAGCTAGAAATGGGCGTCCAGCTAGGCATCACTGGCATCTCATGTACCGACAAGGCGGCAGCTTGGAATCGGGGTACAAAGAGAAATGTTGAGCCGGCCCTTCTCAATTCCATGTCCTTCAATCTTAAGAGGTCAACGGTGGACCCCGCAAGCACGCAGCACCCAAGGCCGACCCGAAAGGTCAAGCATTTTGCAAGCAAAGAAGAACTCGCAGACCACATCAAGAAGTCACCTTATGGCGAGGTCCTCAATATTCCTG GCACCCTTCTCCACAACACATTGATGACGACGAGAAGGGAGATCCAGCAACCTTCTCAGGCACCAGCAAGTGTCCAGAGGCAACAAGCGACACATCACTCAGAGAAG GTTGCCTTCCAGTCACCGAAGTGCAAAGAAAGGCAGCTGAACAAAGTGGAGCCACCAGTGGACGACTTCGAGATCACTCTCGAAAGACCTCTGTGCAACCTCAACTTCGGAAAGCTGCTTGGAAGTGAGCGAGCAGTGGATAAGCTCAGCCTTACCATAACCTCTGCAAAAAATATTGAAGCTGCCACAAGGGAGCAAAGAAACTGTGCCGAGTGGTTTTCCCACCGCAAGGGCAGGATAACTGCTTCATTGTTCAAAGAT GTGTACTAA
- the LOC144094216 gene encoding uncharacterized protein LOC144094216 isoform X6 produces the protein MRDDRGPPPVKRKRQESPSDKSEASDAVQQTPPHNVVCIGHHSVSLPFSHGVSVSLKTDAASSRLDASFEETTMAADQQNSSLSREETEMKVEKKDNSTQWELEEPVPDHTYADTKDISNTPLTMRSIPFQYLTPQDVHFYTGLPFDAFNKLILLLRANGTKVGGILGLEQQLLLTLMRLRLGLLCGDLARRFSISIATVSTIFSSMMSTLAKVMEDIVVWLPRSVVYDSMPYTFVKNGYDRTTCIFDCTEAWLQRPKKLMARAQSYSAYKGSNTIKFLTVIAPNGLIMFVSDVYGGRASDKYIVRTCGVEDYLLPGDEIMADRGFKLEPHLEAQGIRMNSNYMFYIIHARSHCYES, from the exons ATGCGCGATGACCGTGGTCCACCACCTGTCAAACGAAAG AGACAAGAAAGCCCAAGTGACAAGTCCGAAGCATCTGATGCAGTTCAGCAGACGCCACCGCAcaat GTTGTTTGTATCGGACATCACTCGGTCAGCCTACCTTTCAGCCACGGAGTGAGT gtctcattgaaaactgatgCTGCTTCGTCTCGCCTAGACGCTAGCTTTGAAGAAACAACT ATGGCCGCTGACCAACAAAACAGCAGTTTGTCAAGGGAGGAAACAGAAATGAAG GTGGAGAAGAAAGACAACTCTACACAGTGGGAATTGGAGGAACCAGTCCCAGACCACACATATGCAGACACAAAAGACATTTCAAACACTCCTCTTACAATGAGAAGCATTCCCTTTCAGTACTTAACGCCACAAGACGTACACTTCTACACTGGCCTCCCGTTTGATGCTTTTAATAAGCTCATTCTTTTACTGAGGGCCAATGGCACAAAAGTAGGGGGAATATTGGGTTTAGAGCAACAGCTGTTGCTCACACTTATGAGACTAAGACTTGGGCTCCTCTGTGGGGACCTTGCAAGAAGATTCAGCATTTCAATTGCGACAGTGTCAACAATATTCTCAAGTATGATGTCCACCTTGGCTAAAGTAATGGAAGACATAGTGGTGTGGCTGCCTCGGTCAGTAGTTTATGACAGTATGCCGTACACCTTTGTCAAGAATGGCTACGACCGCACAACATGCATATTTGACTGCACAGAGGCGTGGTTGCAAAGACCCAAGAAATTAATGGCAAGGGCACAGAGCTACAGCGCATACAAAGGGTCAAATACTATCAAGTTTTTGACAGTCATAGCGCCCAACGGGCTAATCATGTTTGTATCGGATGTATATGGTGGAAGGGCCTCCGATAAATACATAGTTCGGACATGTGGTGTGGAGGACTATTTACTCCCAGGCGACGAAATTATGGCAGATCGTGGATTCAAGCTTGAGCCACATCTTGAAGCACAAGGAATCCGCATGAACTCGAATTACATGTTCTACATCATCCATGCTAGATCTCATTGTTACGAATCTTGA
- the LOC144094216 gene encoding uncharacterized protein LOC144094216 isoform X3 yields the protein MRDDRGPPPVKRKRQESPSDKSEASDAVQQTPPHNVVCIGHHSVSLPFSHGVSVSMHALIVPLLLKLNYSHLLHFLSQVISNVQDAFATSNKLDVSLKTDAASSRLDASFEETTMAADQQNSSLSREETEMKVEKKDNSTQWELEEPVPDHTYADTKDISNTPLTMRSIPFQYLTPQDVHFYTGLPFDAFNKLILLLRANGTKVGGILGLEQQLLLTLMRLRLGLLCGDLARRFSISIATVSTIFSSMMSTLAKVMEDIVVWLPRSVVYDSMPYTFVKNGYDRTTCIFDCTEAWLQRPKKLMARAQSYSAYKGSNTIKFLTVIAPNGLIMFVSDVYGGRASDKYIVRTCGVEDYLLPGDEIMADRGFKLEPHLEAQGIRMNSNYMFYIIHARSHCYES from the exons ATGCGCGATGACCGTGGTCCACCACCTGTCAAACGAAAG AGACAAGAAAGCCCAAGTGACAAGTCCGAAGCATCTGATGCAGTTCAGCAGACGCCACCGCAcaat GTTGTTTGTATCGGACATCACTCGGTCAGCCTACCTTTCAGCCACGGAGTGAGTGTAAGTATGCATGCTCTCATCGTTCCTTTGTTGCTGAAGCTAAATTACAGCCATCTGTTGCACTTTCTTTCACAGGTTATCAGTAATGTTCAAGATGCCTTTGCGACCAGCAACAAACTAGAT gtctcattgaaaactgatgCTGCTTCGTCTCGCCTAGACGCTAGCTTTGAAGAAACAACT ATGGCCGCTGACCAACAAAACAGCAGTTTGTCAAGGGAGGAAACAGAAATGAAG GTGGAGAAGAAAGACAACTCTACACAGTGGGAATTGGAGGAACCAGTCCCAGACCACACATATGCAGACACAAAAGACATTTCAAACACTCCTCTTACAATGAGAAGCATTCCCTTTCAGTACTTAACGCCACAAGACGTACACTTCTACACTGGCCTCCCGTTTGATGCTTTTAATAAGCTCATTCTTTTACTGAGGGCCAATGGCACAAAAGTAGGGGGAATATTGGGTTTAGAGCAACAGCTGTTGCTCACACTTATGAGACTAAGACTTGGGCTCCTCTGTGGGGACCTTGCAAGAAGATTCAGCATTTCAATTGCGACAGTGTCAACAATATTCTCAAGTATGATGTCCACCTTGGCTAAAGTAATGGAAGACATAGTGGTGTGGCTGCCTCGGTCAGTAGTTTATGACAGTATGCCGTACACCTTTGTCAAGAATGGCTACGACCGCACAACATGCATATTTGACTGCACAGAGGCGTGGTTGCAAAGACCCAAGAAATTAATGGCAAGGGCACAGAGCTACAGCGCATACAAAGGGTCAAATACTATCAAGTTTTTGACAGTCATAGCGCCCAACGGGCTAATCATGTTTGTATCGGATGTATATGGTGGAAGGGCCTCCGATAAATACATAGTTCGGACATGTGGTGTGGAGGACTATTTACTCCCAGGCGACGAAATTATGGCAGATCGTGGATTCAAGCTTGAGCCACATCTTGAAGCACAAGGAATCCGCATGAACTCGAATTACATGTTCTACATCATCCATGCTAGATCTCATTGTTACGAATCTTGA
- the LOC144094216 gene encoding uncharacterized protein LOC144094216 isoform X1, with protein MRDDRGPPPVKRKRQESPSDKSEASDAVQQTPPHNVVCIGHHSVSLPFSHGVSVSMHALIVPLLLKLNYSHLLHFLSQVISNVQDAFATSNKLDVSLKTDAASSRLDASFEETTMAADQQNSSLSREETEMKVIYKKMDSQNMIQDCLLFQVEKKDNSTQWELEEPVPDHTYADTKDISNTPLTMRSIPFQYLTPQDVHFYTGLPFDAFNKLILLLRANGTKVGGILGLEQQLLLTLMRLRLGLLCGDLARRFSISIATVSTIFSSMMSTLAKVMEDIVVWLPRSVVYDSMPYTFVKNGYDRTTCIFDCTEAWLQRPKKLMARAQSYSAYKGSNTIKFLTVIAPNGLIMFVSDVYGGRASDKYIVRTCGVEDYLLPGDEIMADRGFKLEPHLEAQGIRMNSNYMFYIIHARSHCYES; from the exons ATGCGCGATGACCGTGGTCCACCACCTGTCAAACGAAAG AGACAAGAAAGCCCAAGTGACAAGTCCGAAGCATCTGATGCAGTTCAGCAGACGCCACCGCAcaat GTTGTTTGTATCGGACATCACTCGGTCAGCCTACCTTTCAGCCACGGAGTGAGTGTAAGTATGCATGCTCTCATCGTTCCTTTGTTGCTGAAGCTAAATTACAGCCATCTGTTGCACTTTCTTTCACAGGTTATCAGTAATGTTCAAGATGCCTTTGCGACCAGCAACAAACTAGAT gtctcattgaaaactgatgCTGCTTCGTCTCGCCTAGACGCTAGCTTTGAAGAAACAACT ATGGCCGCTGACCAACAAAACAGCAGTTTGTCAAGGGAGGAAACAGAAATGAAGGTAATTTATAAGAAAATGGATTCTCAAAACATGATACAAGATTGTTTATTATTTCAGGTGGAGAAGAAAGACAACTCTACACAGTGGGAATTGGAGGAACCAGTCCCAGACCACACATATGCAGACACAAAAGACATTTCAAACACTCCTCTTACAATGAGAAGCATTCCCTTTCAGTACTTAACGCCACAAGACGTACACTTCTACACTGGCCTCCCGTTTGATGCTTTTAATAAGCTCATTCTTTTACTGAGGGCCAATGGCACAAAAGTAGGGGGAATATTGGGTTTAGAGCAACAGCTGTTGCTCACACTTATGAGACTAAGACTTGGGCTCCTCTGTGGGGACCTTGCAAGAAGATTCAGCATTTCAATTGCGACAGTGTCAACAATATTCTCAAGTATGATGTCCACCTTGGCTAAAGTAATGGAAGACATAGTGGTGTGGCTGCCTCGGTCAGTAGTTTATGACAGTATGCCGTACACCTTTGTCAAGAATGGCTACGACCGCACAACATGCATATTTGACTGCACAGAGGCGTGGTTGCAAAGACCCAAGAAATTAATGGCAAGGGCACAGAGCTACAGCGCATACAAAGGGTCAAATACTATCAAGTTTTTGACAGTCATAGCGCCCAACGGGCTAATCATGTTTGTATCGGATGTATATGGTGGAAGGGCCTCCGATAAATACATAGTTCGGACATGTGGTGTGGAGGACTATTTACTCCCAGGCGACGAAATTATGGCAGATCGTGGATTCAAGCTTGAGCCACATCTTGAAGCACAAGGAATCCGCATGAACTCGAATTACATGTTCTACATCATCCATGCTAGATCTCATTGTTACGAATCTTGA
- the LOC144094216 gene encoding uncharacterized protein LOC144094216 isoform X5, translating into MRDDRGPPPVKRKRQESPSDKSEASDAVQQTPPHNVVCIGHHSVSLPFSHGVSVSLKTDAASSRLDASFEETTMAADQQNSSLSREETEMKVIYKKMDSQNMIQDCLLFQVEKKDNSTQWELEEPVPDHTYADTKDISNTPLTMRSIPFQYLTPQDVHFYTGLPFDAFNKLILLLRANGTKVGGILGLEQQLLLTLMRLRLGLLCGDLARRFSISIATVSTIFSSMMSTLAKVMEDIVVWLPRSVVYDSMPYTFVKNGYDRTTCIFDCTEAWLQRPKKLMARAQSYSAYKGSNTIKFLTVIAPNGLIMFVSDVYGGRASDKYIVRTCGVEDYLLPGDEIMADRGFKLEPHLEAQGIRMNSNYMFYIIHARSHCYES; encoded by the exons ATGCGCGATGACCGTGGTCCACCACCTGTCAAACGAAAG AGACAAGAAAGCCCAAGTGACAAGTCCGAAGCATCTGATGCAGTTCAGCAGACGCCACCGCAcaat GTTGTTTGTATCGGACATCACTCGGTCAGCCTACCTTTCAGCCACGGAGTGAGT gtctcattgaaaactgatgCTGCTTCGTCTCGCCTAGACGCTAGCTTTGAAGAAACAACT ATGGCCGCTGACCAACAAAACAGCAGTTTGTCAAGGGAGGAAACAGAAATGAAGGTAATTTATAAGAAAATGGATTCTCAAAACATGATACAAGATTGTTTATTATTTCAGGTGGAGAAGAAAGACAACTCTACACAGTGGGAATTGGAGGAACCAGTCCCAGACCACACATATGCAGACACAAAAGACATTTCAAACACTCCTCTTACAATGAGAAGCATTCCCTTTCAGTACTTAACGCCACAAGACGTACACTTCTACACTGGCCTCCCGTTTGATGCTTTTAATAAGCTCATTCTTTTACTGAGGGCCAATGGCACAAAAGTAGGGGGAATATTGGGTTTAGAGCAACAGCTGTTGCTCACACTTATGAGACTAAGACTTGGGCTCCTCTGTGGGGACCTTGCAAGAAGATTCAGCATTTCAATTGCGACAGTGTCAACAATATTCTCAAGTATGATGTCCACCTTGGCTAAAGTAATGGAAGACATAGTGGTGTGGCTGCCTCGGTCAGTAGTTTATGACAGTATGCCGTACACCTTTGTCAAGAATGGCTACGACCGCACAACATGCATATTTGACTGCACAGAGGCGTGGTTGCAAAGACCCAAGAAATTAATGGCAAGGGCACAGAGCTACAGCGCATACAAAGGGTCAAATACTATCAAGTTTTTGACAGTCATAGCGCCCAACGGGCTAATCATGTTTGTATCGGATGTATATGGTGGAAGGGCCTCCGATAAATACATAGTTCGGACATGTGGTGTGGAGGACTATTTACTCCCAGGCGACGAAATTATGGCAGATCGTGGATTCAAGCTTGAGCCACATCTTGAAGCACAAGGAATCCGCATGAACTCGAATTACATGTTCTACATCATCCATGCTAGATCTCATTGTTACGAATCTTGA
- the LOC144094216 gene encoding uncharacterized protein LOC144094216 isoform X2: MRDDRGPPPVKRKRQESPSDKSEASDAVQQTPPHNVVCIGHHSVSLPFSHGVSVSMHALIVPLLLKLNYSHLLHFLSQVSLKTDAASSRLDASFEETTMAADQQNSSLSREETEMKVIYKKMDSQNMIQDCLLFQVEKKDNSTQWELEEPVPDHTYADTKDISNTPLTMRSIPFQYLTPQDVHFYTGLPFDAFNKLILLLRANGTKVGGILGLEQQLLLTLMRLRLGLLCGDLARRFSISIATVSTIFSSMMSTLAKVMEDIVVWLPRSVVYDSMPYTFVKNGYDRTTCIFDCTEAWLQRPKKLMARAQSYSAYKGSNTIKFLTVIAPNGLIMFVSDVYGGRASDKYIVRTCGVEDYLLPGDEIMADRGFKLEPHLEAQGIRMNSNYMFYIIHARSHCYES, from the exons ATGCGCGATGACCGTGGTCCACCACCTGTCAAACGAAAG AGACAAGAAAGCCCAAGTGACAAGTCCGAAGCATCTGATGCAGTTCAGCAGACGCCACCGCAcaat GTTGTTTGTATCGGACATCACTCGGTCAGCCTACCTTTCAGCCACGGAGTGAGTGTAAGTATGCATGCTCTCATCGTTCCTTTGTTGCTGAAGCTAAATTACAGCCATCTGTTGCACTTTCTTTCACAG gtctcattgaaaactgatgCTGCTTCGTCTCGCCTAGACGCTAGCTTTGAAGAAACAACT ATGGCCGCTGACCAACAAAACAGCAGTTTGTCAAGGGAGGAAACAGAAATGAAGGTAATTTATAAGAAAATGGATTCTCAAAACATGATACAAGATTGTTTATTATTTCAGGTGGAGAAGAAAGACAACTCTACACAGTGGGAATTGGAGGAACCAGTCCCAGACCACACATATGCAGACACAAAAGACATTTCAAACACTCCTCTTACAATGAGAAGCATTCCCTTTCAGTACTTAACGCCACAAGACGTACACTTCTACACTGGCCTCCCGTTTGATGCTTTTAATAAGCTCATTCTTTTACTGAGGGCCAATGGCACAAAAGTAGGGGGAATATTGGGTTTAGAGCAACAGCTGTTGCTCACACTTATGAGACTAAGACTTGGGCTCCTCTGTGGGGACCTTGCAAGAAGATTCAGCATTTCAATTGCGACAGTGTCAACAATATTCTCAAGTATGATGTCCACCTTGGCTAAAGTAATGGAAGACATAGTGGTGTGGCTGCCTCGGTCAGTAGTTTATGACAGTATGCCGTACACCTTTGTCAAGAATGGCTACGACCGCACAACATGCATATTTGACTGCACAGAGGCGTGGTTGCAAAGACCCAAGAAATTAATGGCAAGGGCACAGAGCTACAGCGCATACAAAGGGTCAAATACTATCAAGTTTTTGACAGTCATAGCGCCCAACGGGCTAATCATGTTTGTATCGGATGTATATGGTGGAAGGGCCTCCGATAAATACATAGTTCGGACATGTGGTGTGGAGGACTATTTACTCCCAGGCGACGAAATTATGGCAGATCGTGGATTCAAGCTTGAGCCACATCTTGAAGCACAAGGAATCCGCATGAACTCGAATTACATGTTCTACATCATCCATGCTAGATCTCATTGTTACGAATCTTGA
- the LOC144094216 gene encoding uncharacterized protein LOC144094216 isoform X4: MRDDRGPPPVKRKRQESPSDKSEASDAVQQTPPHNVVCIGHHSVSLPFSHGVSVISNVQDAFATSNKLDVSLKTDAASSRLDASFEETTMAADQQNSSLSREETEMKVIYKKMDSQNMIQDCLLFQVEKKDNSTQWELEEPVPDHTYADTKDISNTPLTMRSIPFQYLTPQDVHFYTGLPFDAFNKLILLLRANGTKVGGILGLEQQLLLTLMRLRLGLLCGDLARRFSISIATVSTIFSSMMSTLAKVMEDIVVWLPRSVVYDSMPYTFVKNGYDRTTCIFDCTEAWLQRPKKLMARAQSYSAYKGSNTIKFLTVIAPNGLIMFVSDVYGGRASDKYIVRTCGVEDYLLPGDEIMADRGFKLEPHLEAQGIRMNSNYMFYIIHARSHCYES, from the exons ATGCGCGATGACCGTGGTCCACCACCTGTCAAACGAAAG AGACAAGAAAGCCCAAGTGACAAGTCCGAAGCATCTGATGCAGTTCAGCAGACGCCACCGCAcaat GTTGTTTGTATCGGACATCACTCGGTCAGCCTACCTTTCAGCCACGGAGTGAGT GTTATCAGTAATGTTCAAGATGCCTTTGCGACCAGCAACAAACTAGAT gtctcattgaaaactgatgCTGCTTCGTCTCGCCTAGACGCTAGCTTTGAAGAAACAACT ATGGCCGCTGACCAACAAAACAGCAGTTTGTCAAGGGAGGAAACAGAAATGAAGGTAATTTATAAGAAAATGGATTCTCAAAACATGATACAAGATTGTTTATTATTTCAGGTGGAGAAGAAAGACAACTCTACACAGTGGGAATTGGAGGAACCAGTCCCAGACCACACATATGCAGACACAAAAGACATTTCAAACACTCCTCTTACAATGAGAAGCATTCCCTTTCAGTACTTAACGCCACAAGACGTACACTTCTACACTGGCCTCCCGTTTGATGCTTTTAATAAGCTCATTCTTTTACTGAGGGCCAATGGCACAAAAGTAGGGGGAATATTGGGTTTAGAGCAACAGCTGTTGCTCACACTTATGAGACTAAGACTTGGGCTCCTCTGTGGGGACCTTGCAAGAAGATTCAGCATTTCAATTGCGACAGTGTCAACAATATTCTCAAGTATGATGTCCACCTTGGCTAAAGTAATGGAAGACATAGTGGTGTGGCTGCCTCGGTCAGTAGTTTATGACAGTATGCCGTACACCTTTGTCAAGAATGGCTACGACCGCACAACATGCATATTTGACTGCACAGAGGCGTGGTTGCAAAGACCCAAGAAATTAATGGCAAGGGCACAGAGCTACAGCGCATACAAAGGGTCAAATACTATCAAGTTTTTGACAGTCATAGCGCCCAACGGGCTAATCATGTTTGTATCGGATGTATATGGTGGAAGGGCCTCCGATAAATACATAGTTCGGACATGTGGTGTGGAGGACTATTTACTCCCAGGCGACGAAATTATGGCAGATCGTGGATTCAAGCTTGAGCCACATCTTGAAGCACAAGGAATCCGCATGAACTCGAATTACATGTTCTACATCATCCATGCTAGATCTCATTGTTACGAATCTTGA